The Microbacterium esteraromaticum genome contains the following window.
GCCCAAGGAGCTGCGTCAGGATCTCAACGGCAAGCGCGACGATCGCGCTCTCGGCGGCCGAGCGGCTCGCGCATGAGCACGGACCGGCCGCAGTACGGCGAGTACGCGACTCCCGAAGAGCAGCGCGCGCGGGCAGGGTTGCCACCGTTGGAGGCGGATGCTGCCGCATCCGCGCCGGTGATCGCGCCGCCCGCGGCGCAGGCTGCTTCTGCCGACGTCGCTCCGGCATCGCAGTCGGTGGACGCTCGGACGCCCGCAGGGCCGATGAACCGTCTGATCACGATCGCGCTGCTGGCGCTCGGCCTGGTCAACGTGCTCACGTCGATCCCCGGGTTCGTCGACCTGGCGACGACGCTCAACCTCTCGCTGCAGATGCTCGGCATCGACGGCGAGTTCTCGAACTTCGCGGCGGCGCGTACCTGGGGTGTGATCTCGGTGCTCGTGATGCTGGCGGGGTACCTCGCCACGGCCTGGTTCTCGTTCCGTCTGCTCAAGCGCGGGCGCATGGCATGGTGGGTTCCGCTGGTCGGTGCCGTGGCCACGATGCTCGTGGTTTCGTTCTGCGTCTCGGTGCCGATGATGGGCGATCCGGCGTTCACTCAGAGCCTGCTGACGCCACCCGCCGGATAGCGCCGGGCGAGGCGTCCTGAACCGGTAGCCTCGAGCCATGGCAGCTGAGCAGACCGCGTTCCAGATCACCTACGCATCGGTCGAGTCTCCCGACGGCGACGATCCGACGGTTGCGGCGGAGCGCATCCTGCGCGATGAGCGGGTGCTCGCCGCACGACGTGAGTTCGACGGCGACGAGACGGTGCTGCTGATCCCGGTCACCGAGCAGGACGACATCGTTGCTCTCGACGACAACGGGCGGCTGCGCTTCGACCTCTCGGCCCACCGGCTGATCGAGCTGTTCGAAGCCGCGGGCCTCATCCTGCACCTCGCGTACGGCGATGAGGAGGAGTTCGAAGAGGTCGATGCCGAGCTCGACGAGCAGTTCGGCGCGGCATTCGAAGAGCTCGACGACTCGGCGGTCTCACCCGATGACCTTGCCGGCTTTGGAATGCCGGACGACGACGATGATGACGATGATGACGACGACGACCTGTTCCAGCCGGAGCCGGTGCGGGTCGCGGAGTTCTCGCGCCGCGGCCCCTGGGCGGCGCGTGCCACCGCGCAGCTGCTGGGCACCGAGGTCGACTACCTCGAAGCGGGAACGTGGTCGATGTACGACTACCGCACCGGTCAGCCGCACGTCGCACTCACCAACGGACGCGCCGATCTGCCGGTGATCGAGGTCAACCGGCCCGAGTACGGCGAGGCGTGGGTCGAGGTGACCGCGCCGAACGGAGCGACCGCGATGGTGTGGCCGAACGCCGAGCAGCACACTCGCCCCGTGCTCGACATCGACGCGATCGAGGTGCCCGAGAGCGCCGAGGTGTACCGTCGCATGCTGACGGAGGCCGATGGCATCGGCGATGAGCTGATCGAACTCGGCATGGGAGCCGCGATCGACCTCGACGCCGCTCGTCGGGCGTGCCTGCCCGAGGTTCTCGGCGGTGTGGTCGGCGCAGATGAGCGGCTACGTGCCTTCGTCGCGGCCTTCGACGTGCCCGTCGCACTGATCGAGGCCGGCCTGGGCGAGCAGACGACGGGGCGGCGGTTCGTCGCTCGGGGGTGGGGACGCACGCTGGTGGACTTCTTCGTCGCGGGCATGGGCGAGACGACGGCGCTGACACGCCGCGATCGACCGGTCGCCCGTTTCTCGCGGTTCGTGCGCAAGCGCCCGCTGGTCGGCATCTCGATCGCCGTCGCCGAGCTCACCGCCGGTGTGGCTGTCACGCGGACGCGGTCGCGTATCGGTCGCGGAATGGGCATCCTCCTGATCATCGACGCGATCGCAGACCTCGCCATCTGGGTCGTGCGGCTGCGCCGCCGCCGCTGATCGCACCCCGCTGACGCTCTGTCCGCAGATAGCATCGTGCCCGCCCGGTGATTCCGGGCGGGCACGATACGTGGAGCGCGCGGCCGCGCCTACAGTACTGCGGCGAGGAAGTCCTTCGTGCGCTGCTCCTGCGGGTCGGTGAAGATCTTCTCGGGCGATCCTTCTTCGACGATGCGTCCGCCGTCGAACATCATCACGCGGTTCGATACATCGCGGGCGAACTGCATTTCGTGGGTGACGATCAGCATTGTCACGTCGGTGTTGCGGGCGACGTCGCGCAGGATGTTCAGCACTTCACCGACCACCTCGGGGTCGAGGGCGCTGGTGACCTCGTCGAGCAAGAGGATCTCGGGTTCCATTGCCAGCGCGCGAGCGATCGCGACACGCTGCTGCTGTCCGCCGGAGAGCTGGGTCGGGTGGGCATCCGCCTTATCGGGCAGGCCGACCATCTCGAGCAGCTCATGTGCTCGTGCCACAGCCTTGGTCTTCGGCGTCTTCAGCACGTGCACCGGTGCTTCGATGATGTTCTCGAGCACGGTCATGTTCGGGAACAGGTTGAACTGCTGGAAGACCATGCCGATGCGTTTGCGCATCTCGTTGCGATGCTTCTCTTTGAGTTCGACGCGCTTGCCGTCGCGCTCGACATGCGTGAGCGGCTTGCCATCGATGAGGATGTAGCCCGCGTTCGCCTCTTCGAGAGTCATCACCAGGCGCAGAATCGTCGTCTTGCCCGAGCCGCTGGGACCGATGAGCGTGACGCGGTCACCCTTGCGCACGGTGAAGTCGAGGTCGTGCAGCACGATGTGGTCACCGAAGCGCTTCTCGACCTTGTCGAATCGGATGGCGGGCACCTCGCCGTTGTCCAGCGTGATCGCGCCGGTGTGAGTATCAGTTCGAGTAGGCAAGACGCTTCTCCAATCGTCCGACGAGCAGCGATGTCGGGTAGCTGGCGACGAGGAACAGGATCCCCGCCATGATGATGGCTTCGATGAACCGGAAGTTCTGGCCGCCGTAGAGCTGGGCGGCGCGCACCATGTCGGTCACGGTGATGACCGCGAGGAAGGGGGTTTCCTTGAACATCGAGATGACGTAATTGCCGAGCGCGGGGAGCGTCGAGCGCAGCGCCTGCGGCACCACCACGGCCGTCCAGGTGCGGCGACGCGACATCGACAGCGCGGTGGCGGCCTCCCACTGGCCACGAGGTACCGCGTCGATTCCGGCGCGGTACACCTCGGCCATGTACGCGGCGTAGTGGATGCCGAAGATGATCACACCGAGAGTGAGCGGGGGCACGGTGACGAACACGTAGTACGCGAACAGCAGCTGCACCACCAGTGGGGTCATGCGGATGAAGTTCATCACGAACGTCAACGCCCCGGCGACCGGACGGGGTGCGCTCTTGCGCGCCAGCGCGATGGCCAAGCCGAGTGCCGCGGCGATGATGCTGCCGAGCACGGTCACCAGCAGCGTGACGGTGAGGAACGCCCACAACATGTCGGGCAGGGCAGCCAGGGCGTGGTCCCAGTCCCAGATGACTCGTTCGTTCATGGCGTGTTCCCCTCTGCATCGACGGTGGGAGCGGCAACGGCCTCACGCAGCCGCGTGCCCTGGCCCAAGCGGTGCTTAGCGCGCACCTCGATCGCGTTCATGGCGAGGGTGAGCAGGTAGGCGATCACGAAGTAGACGACGAGTCCCAGGGAGTAGGCGAAGAACACGTCCGTGTCGATACGCAGCTTGTTCAGCTCGGCAGTGAAGTCGACGATCGTGATCAAATAGACCACGGCCGTGCCCTTCAGCAGCTGGATCAGCAGGTTGGTGAGCGAGGGGATCGTCAGCGCCCACGCCTGGGGAAAGATCACCCGCCACATGCGCTGCGTGCGCGACAGGCTGAGCGCGGTCGTGGCCTCCCACTGTCCGCGCGGCACCGCGTTGATCGATCCGCGCACGACCTCGGCACCGTAGGCACCGTAGTTCAGCCCGAGCCCGAGGATGCCGACGACGATCGACGGAAGCGCGAGGTTGAACGGGGGCAACGGGAGGACGAAGAAGAAGAAGAACAACTGCACCAGCAGCGAGGTGCCGCGGAACACCTCGATCACCGTGCGCGCGAAGCCGCGGATGAGGATGTTGTCGAAGCGGGCGAGAAGTCCGAGTGAAATGGCTATGGCGAACGCCAGCAGGGCGCCGCCCACCGTGAGCTGAAGGGTGATCAACAACCCATCGAGCAGGTAGGGCAGCGCCCGCTGGAGCGCCTCGAGATTATCGGTCACGTGAGGTGCGGGGCGGTCAGTCGAGCTCGCCGGCGCACAGCTGCGCGGTGGTCAGGTCTGCCGGCGGCAGGTTCTCGGCCGTGAACCCGAACGGCTCGACCAGGTCGAGGTAGGCCTGCTCGTCGCTGGTGATCTTCGCGAGCTCCTCGTTGTAGGCCGCGAGCAGATCATTGTCGTCCTGGCGGAACACGGTTGAGCCCGCGCCGACCTGCGCGACACCGTCGAGCTCTTGCACGAAGGCGCCGGTGGTCTCGAGGTCGGCGTTGTCCTGGGTCATCCAGTTCAGCGACACGGCGGTCAGTGCGAAAGCGTCCGTGCGGCCGGACTGCACCGCCTCGAGGCCGGCGGTAGCGCTGTCGACCTTGATCACATCACTGATGCCCAGGTCGTCGGCGTAGCCCTCTTCGATCGCACCGGACTGCACGGCGAGCGTGACGTCACCGCTGTCGGCGACCGAGCCGAGATCGCTGAGCGACTCGGGGTTGCCGGCCGGCACGGCCAGGGTGGTGGTGTACATGATCTCGGGATCGCTGAACGCGGCCTGCTCGCAGCGGTCGGGCAGGATCGACATTCCCGCGCTGATGACATCCCAGCGGCCGGCATTGAGACCCGGGATCAGCGAGTTCCACTCGACTTCTTCGACCTTGATGTCGTCGATGCCGAGGTTGCTGAAGATCTGCTTGTGCAGCGCGATCGTCGCCCCGGTGGGCTCGCCGCCCTCGACCCACGAGTAGGGGCGCTCTGATGCGACGGCCAGCGTGATGCTACCGGACTCCTGCGCCTTCTCGAGCGTGGTCTGGGCGTCTCCGCCGCCATCGCCGCCGGCAGAGCCGTTGTCGCCGGATGCGCAACCGGCGAGGGCGAGTGTGAGTACACCCAGGGTGGCGAGTGCGGTTCGGGTCGTGCGCTTGCTCATCATGCTCCTCTGTGTGGCTGTCTGTCGCGCCGGAGTGGGCGGCGACCGCGGAACACGATACGGGAAACTGTCGATCAACGTACAATCAGACGTGCAGATTGTCGACAATCCGACATGGAGATCGTTGCGGAGTCTGCGAGGAAAACACCGTTGAACGCGCGAGAATGAGAGACCGCGCGCACCGCGTTCTGTGGATGAGGAGACCCATATGCCCCGAGACCTGCCCCGCTCCGTCGGCCGGGCCGCAGTGCCGCGCGTGTCGCGGCTGTCGACCGTTGACCTCATCGCGATCGAGTTGCGCAAGGCGATCTTCTCGGGCGCGCTCGCGGTCGGCGCCTCACTGGGTGAGGTCGAGATCGCCGCGCAGCTGGGGGTGAGCCGCAGCCCGTTGCGTGAGGCCGCACAGCGCCTGGTGCAGGAGGGCATCCTCGTCGCGATTCCGGGGCGCGGGATGAGCGTCGCGGTGATCGAGGGTGATCAGATCGCCGACGTGTATGAGATGCGTCTGGCGATCGAGGCGCAGGCCGCGCGGCGCGTCGCGCGCGCCGGCAACGCGGGGGCACTGCAACGCATCCGTAGGGCCTTCGACGACCTCGTCGCGGTCAGTGACGGAGAGGATGCCCGCGCGATCGGCGACGCCGATCTGGAGTTCCACCAGGTGCTCGTCGATGCGGCGGGCAGCGAGCGGATGACCCGCGCGATGGCCGCATTGGTGATGCAGACCCGCATCATGAGCTTCAGCGTCGCCGACGGTTACTCCGTGCGCCGCTCGGTGTCACCGACGTACACGGTACTGCTCGACGCGCTCGCCGCGGGCGACGCCGACGCCGCGGCCGCGGCTCTCGAGAAGCAGTTCTCGGATGCTGTCTCTCGCCTGCGCGGAGACGCAGACGTCGACACCGTCGAGGTCGACCTCGACGAGCAGCCGCAGGTGTTCCAGCCGATCGACGGAGCGATGCGCGACTGACTTCTGACGACGAAGCGCCGCCGGGGACCCGACGGCGCTTCGCTGTAGTGGGATGTGTCAGCTCTTGGACTGGCCGTACGAGCCGAGCTGCTTGGTCGACTCGACCACGCGAGCCGCCATGGCGGTCTCGGCGATCTTGCCCCAGGCGCGCGGGTCGTACTGCTTCTTGTTGCCGACCTCGCCATCGACCTTGAGCACGCCGTCGTAGTTCTTGAACATGTAGTCGGCGATCGCACGCGTGTACGCGTACTGGGTGTCGGTGTCGATGTTCATCTTGATCACGCCGTTGGCGACCGCGAGAGCGATCTCTTCGTCGGTCGAGCCGGACCCGCCGTGGAAGACCAGGTCAAGCGGCTTGGCGCCGGTGTTGTACTTCGCGGCGACCTCGGCCTGGATCTCGCCCAGCAGCTCGGGGCGCAGCTTGACGCCACCCGGCTTGTACACGCCGTGCACGTTGCCGAAGGTGAGCGCGGCGATGTAGCGACCCTGTTCGCCGAGACCCAGTGCCTGGATGGCCTGGTCGACGTCGGCGAACGTCGTGTAGAGCGCGTCGTTGGAGCCCTCGTGGGCGACGCCGTCCTCTTCGCCGCCGACGACGCCGATCTCGACCTCGAGGATGGCGTTGATCGCCTTCATACGGGGGAGGAGCTCCTTGGCGATGGCGATGTTCTCGTCGAGCGGCACAGCCGAGCCGTCCCACATGTGCGACTGGAAAATCGGGTTGCGTCCCGCCTTGACCTCTTCTTCGGATGCTGCGATGAGCGGCTCGACGAAGCCGGCCAGTGCATCCTTCGGGCAGTGGTCGGTGTGCAGCGCCACGGTGACGGGGTAGTTCTTGGCGACCTCGGTCGCGTAGCGCGCGAAGGCGAGTGCACCGGTCGAGCGGGCCTTGACGGTGTGGCCGGCGAAGTAGTCGGCGCCGCCGGTCGTGACCTGGATGATGCCGTCCGAGCCGGCCTCGGTCAGACCCTGAAGAACAGAGTTGATCGTCTGCGAGCTGGAGACGTTGAAGGCGGGGTATGCGAACCCGCCCGCCTTCGCTCGGTCGAGCATCTCTGCGTACTGTTCCGGAGTGGCGATGGGCATGAAATCTCCTGCTTCTGAAGGGCGGGGGTCAGCCTCAACTGTAGCCGCGCGCACGAGAGATCTTTCCGCTGTTGCGCGCGCTCGGGTCACATTCCTGCTGCCGCGTTAAGAACCGTGAATCCTTCATGCGGAATTCGTGAAAAGTCGCCGGTTTCGTCGCATCCGCTGGCTATGCTGACCGCATGGTGAGCCTTACAGCCGATCTCAGCCCTCTTCGCCCCGACCGCAACCTCGCTCTTGAGCTCGTCCGGGCGACCGAGGCGGCGGCGATCCGGGCCGTTCCGTTCATCGGCCGCGGCGACAAAGAGGCCGCCGACGGCGCCGCCGTCGACGCCATGCGCGCCTTCCTGGGCACCGTCGACTTCCAGGGCCGCGTCGTGATCGGCGAGGGTGAGAAGGACGACGCCCCGATGCTGTTCAACGGCGAGGAAGTCGGCAGGGGGCGTGGGCCGCAGTGCGACATCGCCGTCGATCCGATCGATGGCACCTCGCTCACCGCAGCCGGGCGCCAGAACGCCCTCTCGGTGCTCGCTGTCTCTGACCGCGGCTCGATGCTCGATGCCTCCAGCGTGTTCTACATGGACAAGCTCGTCACCGGACCCGCCGGAGTGGGCGTGGTCGACATCCGCCTGCCCATCGGCGAGAACATCCGCCGGCTGGCGAAGGCGCTCGACAAGCCCGTCGACGAGATGGTCGTCTCGGTGCTGAACCGTCCTCGCCACGAGAAGCTCATCAACGAGATCCGCGAGGCGGGCGCCGGTACCCGCCTGATGAGCGACGGCGACGTCGCCGGGGGCATCAACGCCGCCCGGCATGACGCACGAACCGACATGTGCGTCGGCATCGGCGGCAGCCCCGAAGGCATCGTCACCGCGTGCGCCATCAAGGCGCTGGGCGGTCACATCCAGGGCGTGCTCTGGCCACGCGACGACGAGGAGCGCCAGCGCGGCCTCGACGCGGGGCTCGACGTCGACAAGGTCTACGAGGCCGACGATCTCGTGCAGGGCAACAACACGATCTTCGTCGCCACGGGAGTTACCGACGGGCAGCTCGTGCGCGGTGTGCGCCGTGAGGGCAACTACCTCTACACCGAGAGCGTCGTGCTGCGCAGCGCATCCGGAACGCTGCGTCGCATCGTCTCGGACCACCTCGTCTCGAAGTGGCTCTGACGGGCAGATCCCCCGATTCCCAGGGCATCCTGGCACAATGGGTACGACCGATGCCCGCAGTGCACCGGCGAAGCCAGAACAGGAGAGCTCGGGATGTCGACGAACGAGCAGTCTGAGCAGCCGAGTCGCGTGCAGCAGATCACGACCAAGACGGGACGCATCCTGCGCGTGACCGACGAGCAGATCGCGGCGGCGCTCGCCCAGCAGACGGTCGCCGCCACGCAGCCGAAGGTCGACCCCGCCCGCCGGGCTGACGTTCTCTTCCGCGTGCGCCGTGACGAGGGGCACGAGCTGAGCTCCTGGTGGATGATCGGTGCGTTCGTCGTGACCTCTGGTGTCGTGATCGCACTGTTGTCGTGGGTGCCCGGCGGCGCGTGATCTACGCGTTCTCGGCAGAAGCTACGCCCTAGTACGAGTAGAGTACCGCGCGCATACCGGTCAGTCCGAACTGGTCGGCGACCTGTTTTGCCGTGTGCGCTCCGGCGTCCTGATCGGCTCCGGCGTCGAGCAGCATCCGCAGCAGTGATTCGTTGCGGCGGAAGACCGCGCACGCGACGGCGGTCTGCCCGTTCGCGTTGACGGCGTCGAGG
Protein-coding sequences here:
- a CDS encoding DUF6264 family protein, with translation MSTDRPQYGEYATPEEQRARAGLPPLEADAAASAPVIAPPAAQAASADVAPASQSVDARTPAGPMNRLITIALLALGLVNVLTSIPGFVDLATTLNLSLQMLGIDGEFSNFAAARTWGVISVLVMLAGYLATAWFSFRLLKRGRMAWWVPLVGAVATMLVVSFCVSVPMMGDPAFTQSLLTPPAG
- the ehuA gene encoding ectoine/hydroxyectoine ABC transporter ATP-binding protein EhuA, producing MPTRTDTHTGAITLDNGEVPAIRFDKVEKRFGDHIVLHDLDFTVRKGDRVTLIGPSGSGKTTILRLVMTLEEANAGYILIDGKPLTHVERDGKRVELKEKHRNEMRKRIGMVFQQFNLFPNMTVLENIIEAPVHVLKTPKTKAVARAHELLEMVGLPDKADAHPTQLSGGQQQRVAIARALAMEPEILLLDEVTSALDPEVVGEVLNILRDVARNTDVTMLIVTHEMQFARDVSNRVMMFDGGRIVEEGSPEKIFTDPQEQRTKDFLAAVL
- the ehuD gene encoding ectoine/hydroxyectoine ABC transporter permease subunit EhuD; translated protein: MNERVIWDWDHALAALPDMLWAFLTVTLLVTVLGSIIAAALGLAIALARKSAPRPVAGALTFVMNFIRMTPLVVQLLFAYYVFVTVPPLTLGVIIFGIHYAAYMAEVYRAGIDAVPRGQWEAATALSMSRRRTWTAVVVPQALRSTLPALGNYVISMFKETPFLAVITVTDMVRAAQLYGGQNFRFIEAIIMAGILFLVASYPTSLLVGRLEKRLAYSN
- a CDS encoding amino acid ABC transporter permease, whose amino-acid sequence is MTDNLEALQRALPYLLDGLLITLQLTVGGALLAFAIAISLGLLARFDNILIRGFARTVIEVFRGTSLLVQLFFFFFVLPLPPFNLALPSIVVGILGLGLNYGAYGAEVVRGSINAVPRGQWEATTALSLSRTQRMWRVIFPQAWALTIPSLTNLLIQLLKGTAVVYLITIVDFTAELNKLRIDTDVFFAYSLGLVVYFVIAYLLTLAMNAIEVRAKHRLGQGTRLREAVAAPTVDAEGNTP
- a CDS encoding transporter substrate-binding domain-containing protein, which encodes MSKRTTRTALATLGVLTLALAGCASGDNGSAGGDGGGDAQTTLEKAQESGSITLAVASERPYSWVEGGEPTGATIALHKQIFSNLGIDDIKVEEVEWNSLIPGLNAGRWDVISAGMSILPDRCEQAAFSDPEIMYTTTLAVPAGNPESLSDLGSVADSGDVTLAVQSGAIEEGYADDLGISDVIKVDSATAGLEAVQSGRTDAFALTAVSLNWMTQDNADLETTGAFVQELDGVAQVGAGSTVFRQDDNDLLAAYNEELAKITSDEQAYLDLVEPFGFTAENLPPADLTTAQLCAGELD
- a CDS encoding GntR family transcriptional regulator: MPRDLPRSVGRAAVPRVSRLSTVDLIAIELRKAIFSGALAVGASLGEVEIAAQLGVSRSPLREAAQRLVQEGILVAIPGRGMSVAVIEGDQIADVYEMRLAIEAQAARRVARAGNAGALQRIRRAFDDLVAVSDGEDARAIGDADLEFHQVLVDAAGSERMTRAMAALVMQTRIMSFSVADGYSVRRSVSPTYTVLLDALAAGDADAAAAALEKQFSDAVSRLRGDADVDTVEVDLDEQPQVFQPIDGAMRD
- the fbaA gene encoding class II fructose-bisphosphate aldolase; translation: MPIATPEQYAEMLDRAKAGGFAYPAFNVSSSQTINSVLQGLTEAGSDGIIQVTTGGADYFAGHTVKARSTGALAFARYATEVAKNYPVTVALHTDHCPKDALAGFVEPLIAASEEEVKAGRNPIFQSHMWDGSAVPLDENIAIAKELLPRMKAINAILEVEIGVVGGEEDGVAHEGSNDALYTTFADVDQAIQALGLGEQGRYIAALTFGNVHGVYKPGGVKLRPELLGEIQAEVAAKYNTGAKPLDLVFHGGSGSTDEEIALAVANGVIKMNIDTDTQYAYTRAIADYMFKNYDGVLKVDGEVGNKKQYDPRAWGKIAETAMAARVVESTKQLGSYGQSKS
- the glpX gene encoding class II fructose-bisphosphatase, whose translation is MVSLTADLSPLRPDRNLALELVRATEAAAIRAVPFIGRGDKEAADGAAVDAMRAFLGTVDFQGRVVIGEGEKDDAPMLFNGEEVGRGRGPQCDIAVDPIDGTSLTAAGRQNALSVLAVSDRGSMLDASSVFYMDKLVTGPAGVGVVDIRLPIGENIRRLAKALDKPVDEMVVSVLNRPRHEKLINEIREAGAGTRLMSDGDVAGGINAARHDARTDMCVGIGGSPEGIVTACAIKALGGHIQGVLWPRDDEERQRGLDAGLDVDKVYEADDLVQGNNTIFVATGVTDGQLVRGVRREGNYLYTESVVLRSASGTLRRIVSDHLVSKWL